One genomic window of Trichlorobacter lovleyi includes the following:
- the hrcA gene encoding heat-inducible transcriptional repressor HrcA, translating to MVDLTLSQRSRQILEAIVEDYIATAEPVGSSAVARRHALSLSSATVRNVMASLEELGLLASPHTSAGRIPTDKGFRFYVDSLVGLRTITHTEKKEILKRCRETGGNLTDLLREASRTLSSLSNYTGIVVAPRFTTGMFRQIEFVKLGPRRILAILVTCSGAVQNRIVEADQDFMPEDLVRMSNYLNSTLEGLSISQVREKILAEMESEKNRYDQMMGKALSLSRQALPDEQDEVYITGQSRIFEQPEFNDVNKMREIFQAFEEKGRLVQLLGNCMQAQGVQIFIGSETPLKEMAGMSLITSTYMTDINTIGLMGVIGPTRMGYSSVIPIVDYTAQLVSRLLTER from the coding sequence ATGGTTGATCTGACACTCTCACAACGAAGCAGGCAGATCTTGGAGGCAATTGTAGAGGATTACATTGCCACGGCTGAACCGGTTGGCAGCAGTGCTGTTGCCCGGCGTCATGCCTTGTCCCTGTCTTCGGCCACGGTTCGTAATGTCATGGCAAGCCTTGAAGAGTTGGGCTTGCTGGCATCGCCCCATACCTCTGCAGGGCGGATTCCCACCGATAAAGGTTTCCGTTTCTATGTAGACTCGTTGGTCGGGCTGCGGACGATCACCCATACGGAGAAAAAAGAGATCCTGAAACGGTGCCGGGAAACCGGCGGTAATCTGACGGACCTGCTGCGAGAGGCCAGCCGCACCCTTTCAAGCCTGTCCAACTATACCGGTATTGTGGTGGCCCCCCGTTTTACCACCGGTATGTTTCGTCAGATTGAGTTTGTCAAACTTGGCCCCCGCCGGATCCTGGCTATCCTGGTCACCTGCAGTGGCGCTGTGCAAAACAGGATTGTTGAAGCAGATCAAGATTTTATGCCTGAAGATCTGGTCAGGATGTCCAATTACCTGAACAGTACACTCGAAGGTCTCTCTATCAGCCAGGTGCGGGAGAAGATTCTGGCTGAAATGGAGTCGGAAAAGAATCGTTATGACCAGATGATGGGCAAGGCACTGAGTCTGTCACGCCAGGCATTGCCGGATGAGCAGGACGAGGTGTACATCACCGGTCAATCCCGTATCTTTGAACAACCCGAGTTTAATGATGTTAACAAGATGCGGGAAATATTCCAGGCCTTTGAGGAAAAAGGCCGCTTAGTGCAGCTGTTGGGCAACTGCATGCAGGCTCAAGGGGTGCAGATATTTATCGGCTCAGAAACGCCGCTCAAAGAGATGGCCGGCATGAGTTTGATTACCTCGACCTATATGACCGATATCAATACCATCGGCCTGATGGGGGTGATTGGTCCGACCCGGATGGGCTATTCATCGGTGATTCCGATTGTTGATTACACCGCACAACTGGTCAGCCGTTTGCTGACGGAACGATAA
- a CDS encoding DNA adenine methylase: MYQPVIPWIGGKRRLAKHILPMFPAHTCYVEPFAGGAALFFLKPISAYWFEYIFNILTNQIRVIKLITSDTQSRMLR; encoded by the coding sequence ATGTATCAACCAGTTATCCCATGGATAGGCGGCAAGCGCCGCCTGGCAAAACATATCTTACCGATGTTCCCGGCCCATACCTGCTACGTCGAACCATTTGCGGGCGGAGCAGCCCTGTTCTTTCTTAAACCAATATCGGCTTATTGGTTTGAATATATATTTAATATATTGACAAATCAAATAAGAGTGATAAAGTTGATTACAAGCGACACTCAATCGCGTATGTTAAGGTAA
- a CDS encoding helix-turn-helix domain-containing protein has product MERMIKIRESDFNRLKVLLKELNHFVCTMDATEFVPPEKFRKPFTDEEKALIIKYAGEGLNTYQIAQKLDRKYNSVRNYLKGKKAAPKTLKKSH; this is encoded by the coding sequence ATGGAAAGAATGATTAAAATCCGAGAATCCGATTTCAACCGATTAAAGGTGCTCTTAAAGGAACTAAACCATTTTGTATGCACTATGGATGCTACTGAATTTGTACCACCAGAAAAGTTTAGAAAACCCTTCACTGATGAGGAAAAAGCACTAATTATTAAATATGCCGGAGAAGGCTTAAATACATATCAAATAGCTCAGAAGCTTGATAGAAAATACAATAGCGTCAGAAATTATTTGAAGGGTAAAAAAGCGGCTCCAAAAACCCTTAAAAAATCCCACTGA
- a CDS encoding GerMN domain-containing protein, producing MAIHHKQRVGADVLVPFILIALVFGGLFWQKYQEARQLPDAPPGKQGPAATKKVTLFFGDNESHLVREAREVDTCEDRTTCLRSLLEELFVGPVGELVAVIPEWASINNVRIEGDLATIDLGKDFAEALEPGSSAEMMAVYAIVNTVCINMPEIRHVKITLDGDQAARLRHLDLSEPLEPDYSLEPPSPAVTPQQKRM from the coding sequence ATGGCTATACACCACAAACAACGTGTCGGCGCAGATGTGCTCGTGCCTTTTATCCTGATCGCCCTGGTATTTGGCGGATTGTTCTGGCAAAAATACCAGGAGGCCCGCCAGCTGCCTGACGCACCGCCCGGCAAACAGGGACCGGCTGCCACAAAAAAGGTGACACTCTTTTTTGGCGACAACGAATCCCACCTGGTCAGGGAAGCCCGTGAAGTTGACACGTGCGAAGACCGGACCACCTGCCTCCGCTCACTGCTGGAAGAACTGTTTGTCGGTCCGGTCGGAGAACTGGTCGCCGTTATCCCGGAATGGGCCTCAATCAACAACGTCAGGATAGAAGGGGATCTGGCCACTATTGATCTTGGCAAGGACTTTGCTGAAGCACTTGAGCCCGGCAGCTCGGCTGAAATGATGGCAGTCTACGCAATAGTCAACACAGTCTGCATCAACATGCCGGAGATACGGCACGTCAAGATCACCCTTGACGGCGATCAGGCAGCACGCCTGCGCCATCTGGATCTGTCCGAACCTCTGGAACCCGACTACTCTCTGGAACCGCCCTCACCTGCTGTAACGCCGCAGCAGAAAAGAATGTAG
- the grpE gene encoding nucleotide exchange factor GrpE: MNKEQQDVQTEQEAAVETAELTPEQQLVQLQEKLAAKELEAKDNWDKLLRERADLENYRKRASREKEELLNYGIKSLVEEVLPVLDNLERALEHANEDGLPALVEGVKMTHTLLLTALKKFGVCAVDGNCGTLFDPAFHQAMAQVETSDHPGNTIVQEFQKGYLLKERLLRPSMVSVAKNP; the protein is encoded by the coding sequence ATGAACAAAGAACAACAGGACGTGCAGACAGAGCAGGAAGCAGCGGTTGAAACGGCTGAATTGACGCCGGAGCAGCAGCTTGTACAGCTGCAGGAAAAGCTTGCGGCAAAGGAGCTGGAAGCAAAGGATAACTGGGACAAACTGCTGCGTGAGCGGGCTGACCTGGAAAACTACCGCAAGCGGGCCTCCCGTGAAAAGGAAGAGTTGCTGAACTACGGTATCAAGTCGCTGGTGGAAGAGGTGTTGCCGGTACTGGACAACCTTGAGCGTGCCCTTGAACATGCCAATGAAGACGGTCTGCCTGCCCTGGTTGAAGGGGTTAAGATGACCCATACCCTGTTGCTGACGGCACTGAAAAAATTCGGAGTCTGTGCTGTGGATGGAAATTGCGGCACCCTGTTTGATCCGGCCTTCCACCAGGCCATGGCCCAGGTGGAGACCAGCGACCATCCGGGTAACACCATTGTACAGGAGTTCCAGAAGGGCTACCTGCTGAAGGAACGTTTGCTGCGTCCCTCCATGGTGTCGGTCGCAAAAAATCCCTAG
- the murI gene encoding glutamate racemase produces MSWQAIGIFDSGVGGLTVLRELTKALPQEDTIYFGDTARVPYGTKSPDTVIRYSQEIASFLIKRDIKLLVVACNTASAVALPTLRRSLPVPVVGVIEPGAKRAAEVTRSGVVGVIGTSGTIRSSAYSRAIKRLNPDISVLAKPCPLFVPLAEEGWIDNDVTRMTARLYLEELREARVDTLVLGCTHYPLLKKIIAEVMGPDVTLVDSAEETARTVAAILQEKNLLRPPAELGNHHYYVTDVPAGFIRVGNRFLGGKLGDVYQVSLDDCRLSTEKD; encoded by the coding sequence GTGTCCTGGCAGGCAATCGGCATATTTGATTCCGGAGTGGGTGGCTTGACGGTCTTGCGGGAATTGACCAAGGCCCTGCCCCAGGAAGACACCATCTACTTTGGTGATACGGCACGGGTTCCCTATGGCACCAAGTCACCGGACACGGTTATCCGCTACTCGCAGGAAATAGCCTCGTTTCTGATCAAACGTGACATCAAGCTGCTGGTGGTGGCCTGCAACACCGCCTCTGCCGTCGCATTGCCTACCCTGCGCCGTTCCCTGCCGGTCCCCGTGGTCGGCGTGATCGAGCCGGGGGCAAAACGGGCAGCAGAGGTAACCCGCAGCGGCGTTGTCGGAGTCATCGGCACCAGCGGCACCATCCGCAGCAGTGCCTACTCCCGGGCCATCAAGCGTCTGAATCCGGACATCTCGGTGCTTGCCAAACCCTGTCCACTCTTTGTCCCTCTGGCGGAGGAAGGCTGGATTGACAACGACGTCACCCGGATGACCGCCCGGCTCTACCTTGAAGAGCTGCGGGAGGCACGGGTCGACACGCTGGTACTGGGCTGCACCCACTACCCTTTGCTGAAAAAAATCATAGCCGAGGTCATGGGACCGGACGTTACCCTGGTGGACTCTGCCGAAGAGACCGCCCGCACCGTGGCGGCCATCCTGCAGGAAAAAAACCTGCTGCGCCCTCCGGCAGAACTTGGCAATCACCACTATTACGTCACCGATGTACCGGCCGGATTCATACGGGTAGGTAATCGTTTCCTGGGTGGCAAGCTGGGGGATGTGTATCAGGTTTCACTTGATGACTGCCGGCTTTCCACGGAGAAAGACTGA